A stretch of the Aegilops tauschii subsp. strangulata cultivar AL8/78 chromosome 4, Aet v6.0, whole genome shotgun sequence genome encodes the following:
- the LOC109743100 gene encoding very-long-chain aldehyde decarbonylase GL1-10, translated as MLPYATAGEAEAALGRALTWAEAAWLRYSASVPDRYLHWPNIAITLVVYTLAPLPLALFDLAAPAAAALYKLQPKVQHPPATFFRCYMDAVRVSLLIIGPYQLISYPAAKIMDIRTGLPLPSMGEIMAQLTVYFLVEDYLNYWLHRLLHTKWGYEKIHHVHHEFTAPMAYAAWYGHWAEMLILAVPSLAGPALVPCHVTTLWIWFAARLVESLNIHSGFKLPFNAEKYIPFYGGAEHHDYHHYIGGQSKSNFAPVFTYCDYIYGTDKGYKYHKATLAKLKELAGSDVQKGADNGFNGGKQD; from the exons ATGCTGCCGTACGCGACGGCCGGCGAGGCGGAGGCGGCGCTCGGCCGCGCCCTGACGTGGGCGGAGGCCGCGTGGCTCCGCTACTCGGCGTCGGTGCCGGACCGCTACCTCCACTGGCCCAACATCGCCATCACATTGGTCGTCTACACGCTGGCGCCGCTGCCCCTCGCCCTCTTCGACCTCGccgcgccggccgccgccgcacTGTACAAGCTGCAGCCCAAGGTGCAGCACCCGCCGGCCACCTTCTTCCGCTGCTACATGGACGCCGTTCGCGTCTCGCTGCTCATCATCGGGCCATACCAGCTCATCTCGTATCCTGCCGCCAAG ATAATGGACATACGGACGGGACTTCCATTGCCGTCAATGGGGGAGATAATGGCGCAACTGACAGTATACTTCTTGGTGGAAGACTATCTGAACTACTGGCTCCATCGGCTGTTGCACACAAAATGGGGTTACGAAAAGATCCACCATGTTCACCATGAGTTCACGGCGCCTATGGCGTATGCCGCATGGTATGGACACTGGGCTGAGATGCTCATCCTTGCCGTACCCTCCTTGGCTGGCCCTGCTCTCGTCCCATGCCATGTTACCACGCTGTGGATCTGGTTTGCTGCGCGTTTGGTTGAGAGCCTCAACATACATAGCGG ATTTAAGTTGCCATTCAATGCTGAGAAGTATATACCGTTCTATGGAGGGGCAGAGCACCATGACTACCATCACTACATAGGAGGACAGAGCAAGAGCAACTTCGCTCCTGTTTTCACCTACTGTGATTATATTTATGGAACGGACAAG GGCTACAAATATCACAAGGCAACTCTGGCAAAG CTGAAGGAGTTGGCAGGCAGCGACGTTCAGAAAGGAGCCGACAATGGATTCAACGGTGGAAAGCAGGACTAG